The Streptomyces sp. NBC_01197 genome window below encodes:
- the xsc gene encoding sulfoacetaldehyde acetyltransferase — translation MSENPADTSRTVAAGPQRMTPSEAFVETLVANDVTDIFGIMGSAFMDAMDIFAPAGIRLVPVVHEQGAGHMADGYARVSGRHGVVIGQNGPGISNCVTAIAAAYWAHSPVVIVTPETGTMGMGLGGFQEANQLPMFQEFTKYQAHVNNPNRMAEFTGRAFDRAMSEIGPTQLNIPRDYFYGDINTEIPRPNRLDRGAGGAKSLDEAAELLATAEFPVIISGGGVVMADGVDQCKALAERLGAPVVNSYLHNDSFPASHPQWCGPLGYQGSKAAMKLIAQADVVIALGSRLGPFGTLPQHGMDYWPKNAKIIQIDADHKMLGLVKKITVGICGDAREAAAALTERLAGRTLDCDATREQRAAVMKAEQDAWEEELSAWTHEKDPFSLDMIAEQEEEEGDWLHPREVLRELERAMPPRVMVSTDIGNINSVANSYLRFEEPRSFFAPMSFGNCGYALPTIIGAKAAAMDRPAISYAGDGAWGMSMGEIMTAVRHDIPVTAVVFHNRQWGAEKKNQVDFYNRRFVAGELENESFAAIAEAMGADGIVVEKLSDVGPALQKAVDAQMNEGRTTVIEIMCTRELGDPFRRDALSKPVRYLEKYQDYV, via the coding sequence ATGAGCGAGAACCCCGCGGACACCAGCCGTACTGTCGCGGCAGGCCCGCAGCGGATGACCCCCTCGGAGGCGTTCGTCGAGACGCTGGTGGCCAATGACGTCACCGATATCTTCGGCATCATGGGCTCGGCGTTCATGGACGCCATGGACATCTTCGCGCCGGCCGGTATCCGCCTGGTACCGGTCGTGCACGAGCAGGGCGCCGGCCACATGGCCGACGGATACGCCCGGGTCAGCGGCCGGCACGGGGTCGTCATCGGCCAGAACGGCCCCGGCATCAGCAACTGCGTCACCGCCATCGCGGCCGCGTACTGGGCCCACAGCCCCGTCGTCATCGTGACCCCGGAGACCGGCACCATGGGTATGGGCCTGGGCGGCTTCCAGGAGGCCAACCAGCTGCCGATGTTCCAGGAGTTCACCAAGTACCAGGCCCATGTGAACAACCCGAACCGGATGGCCGAGTTCACAGGCCGCGCCTTCGACCGGGCGATGTCGGAGATCGGCCCGACCCAGCTGAACATCCCGCGCGACTACTTCTACGGTGACATCAACACCGAGATCCCGCGGCCGAACCGGCTCGACCGCGGCGCGGGCGGCGCGAAGAGCCTGGACGAGGCGGCCGAACTGCTGGCCACCGCCGAATTCCCGGTCATCATCTCGGGCGGCGGTGTCGTCATGGCCGACGGGGTCGACCAGTGCAAGGCGCTCGCCGAACGGCTCGGCGCCCCGGTCGTCAACAGCTACCTGCACAACGACTCGTTCCCGGCGAGTCACCCGCAGTGGTGCGGACCGCTGGGCTACCAAGGCTCCAAGGCCGCGATGAAGCTGATCGCCCAGGCGGACGTCGTGATCGCGCTGGGCTCCCGCCTCGGCCCGTTCGGCACCCTGCCGCAGCACGGCATGGACTACTGGCCGAAGAACGCGAAGATCATCCAGATCGACGCCGACCACAAGATGCTCGGCCTGGTCAAGAAGATCACCGTCGGCATCTGCGGCGACGCCCGGGAGGCCGCGGCCGCGCTCACCGAACGCCTCGCCGGCCGGACCCTGGACTGCGACGCCACCCGCGAGCAGCGTGCCGCCGTCATGAAGGCCGAGCAGGACGCGTGGGAGGAAGAGCTCAGCGCCTGGACCCACGAGAAGGACCCGTTCAGCCTCGACATGATCGCCGAGCAGGAGGAAGAGGAGGGCGACTGGCTGCACCCGCGCGAGGTGCTGCGGGAGCTGGAGCGCGCCATGCCGCCCCGCGTCATGGTCTCCACCGACATCGGCAACATCAACTCCGTGGCCAACAGCTATCTGCGCTTCGAGGAGCCCCGCTCCTTCTTCGCGCCGATGAGCTTCGGCAACTGCGGCTACGCCCTGCCGACCATCATCGGGGCCAAGGCCGCAGCCATGGACCGCCCGGCCATCTCCTACGCGGGGGACGGCGCCTGGGGCATGAGCATGGGCGAGATCATGACCGCCGTACGGCATGACATCCCCGTCACCGCCGTCGTCTTCCACAACCGCCAGTGGGGCGCGGAGAAGAAGAACCAGGTCGACTTCTACAACCGGCGCTTCGTCGCGGGGGAGCTGGAGAACGAGAGCTTCGCCGCCATCGCCGAGGCCATGGGCGCCGACGGTATCGTCGTGGAGAAGCTGTCCGACGTCGGCCCGGCCCTGCAGAAGGCCGTCGACGCCCAGATGAACGAGGGCCGGACCACGGTCATCGAGATCATGTGCACCCGTGAGCTCGGAGACCCGTTCCGCCGCGACGCGCTGTCCAAGCCGGTGCGCTACCTGGAGAAGTACCAGGACTACGTCTGA